Within Gilvibacter sp. SZ-19, the genomic segment GCCGTGTATGTCGCCTATTGCGTAGGTTTTCATTGTTGCTCCGCCTGATCCAATAAGATAATGATAAGCACTATGGCTGCTATAATTCCCACTACCAAAAAGAAGATCTTCCAGAAGGAATACGGACGTTGACCAGAGAGCGCTCCTGTCTGTCCATTGACAAAGAAGTTGTATTGTTTGCCTTTAAAAGTATATGCGCTGATATAGATGGGCAGTAGAATATGCTTAAAGGTCTCGTCTGTGAGTTTCATATTAAGGGATGAAACACGCTGGGTATCTCCGCCTATATCTCTACACACCCAACGGTGAGCGATGCGTTTGGCCTCTATATTGGATTCTAAATGTCCTTCTTTAAGTGGAATGGTATACTTCTCTGTCACAAATCCGGCCAAAAAGGAACTGTCAAAGGGTTTGAGCTCCATTAAATTCCAGCGGGCGATCTTACTAGGGATTCGCCCAGATTTTTGTTCCGAAGCTTTGATCAAGGTATCGTCTACAAAACCAGAAATGCTCCCGCTTGCCGGAGTCCAACGTGTTCTGCGTTCCTGACGCATCCTGGTAACCGTTTTTCCGTTTACGGTGGTCGTATAGGGCACGGACACATAATAGTAGTCTCCTCGTTGTCCGGTATAGGTCGCGTAAAGTTGGGCATCAAAGGTCCAATAGGGAACATATAAGCCTTTGGTGAACTGCGGATCTAGCGCTGCTTTTTTGAGCTTATTCGGAGCAAACCACAGCTTTTTGACCCAAGATTTGAATATGGAATGTGCCTTTTCCTTGGTCAATTGAAAAGGAACGAGAGCTCCAGGTAAGATCCATGCTTCCTTCTGCTGATCTTCAATAATCAGCGGCATGCTGCAATACACACAATGCAGGGACTTATAATTCTCCTCTATGTGCTGGTTTGCACCACAGTTCTTGCATTGAATTAGTGAGATGACCTCGCTGTGTGAAAGATGCCCAAGCTCCTCCAAATAGGGCCGAAGCTCCAATTCTTCGAAACTATTTGTAGCAGCTGTAATGGTTTCGCTGTGACCACAATATTCACACTGCAACTCGGTTGTTCCAGGCGCATATAGGAGTTCCGCCCCGCAATTGATGCAGGCTTTCTTTAATTCTGATTTAGACTTGGGCTGTGCAGCCTCCATCGCTTATGTGGGTTCTGAGATTAAGCAGGTAGTGGCGGTGGGGTCGCTCCTCCTAAAAAGGCTTTGAGTTCTTCTACATCCTTTAGTGGTGCCCAGCCGCTCATGCCTTGCTTCCAAACCAAGGAATCCTTGTTTACTGTCCTGTTGGCAAAAAGGGCGCGCAACTGTTCAAAACTAACTGGGCCCGCTTGTTGACCATTGTAGGCGTAATAGTATTGTACTGCTGTTGGCATTGGCGGCGGCACGGCTCCTGTGGGAGCCGCTGCAGGCGCTGTTGCTTGTCCTGCTCCACCCATAAGGCCTCCCATTTGTTGGGCCAGTACGAATCCCATACCCATGCCCATGCCGGCGCCGGCAGTTCCGCCTTCATTGGCGGCTGCCGCCTCAATGGCTTTAGCGGCTTTGAATTTGGCAAGTTTGTCCAGGTCCAATTTATCAATGCGGCTATATTCGAAGATCTCCTTTTTAAGGTCTTCTGGCATGGAGACATTCTCGATAAAGAATTTCTCTAAAGAAATACCAACACTTGCAAATTCCGGTTGCATAACCTCTTGACAGGTCTCACTCAATTCTGTGGAATTGGCTGCGTAGAGTTCTATGGGTAAGTTGGCTTCTCCAATGGTGTCGGTAAAGCGCGTGGCAATTAGACTTTTTAGGTGTTCGTTGATCTCGAAGTTGGTAAAATTGTTGTCTGTTCCAACAATGTCTACTATGAATTTCCCGGGATCACTGATCTTAAAGGCGTAGGTTCCAAAAGCGCGGATCTCCACCAATCCGAAGCGATCATCATTAAGTGTGATCGGATTTTTAGTGCCCCATTTTTCGTCGGTGAAAAGGTGGGTATTCACAAAGTAAACCTCGGCCTTGAACGGACTGTTGAACCCGTATTTCCATCCTTTTAAAGTAGCCAGTATAGGTAAGTTCTCTGTGTTTAAGGTGTAGGTTCCAGGTTCGAATACATCGGCCAGTTCTCCTTCATTGATAAAGACCGCCATTTGCCCTTCTCGCACTATGAGTTGTGCGCCGTTCTTTATTTCATTCTGGTAGCGTTCAAAACGATGACAGATGGTGTCGTCCGTGTAATCCAGCCACTCAACAATGTCAATGAATTCGTTGCTGAGTTTCTCTCTAATCTTGTCAAAAAGGCCCATAGGTAGATAATGTTTAATGTTGATGGTTAAAGATAGGAATTAATGCTGTCTACTGCATTAAGATTCTATGTGTTGAATCTCATTCCAATACATTAGTTGATAATGACGGTTTTTGTTACACTGTCACCCTTAAGGTCAGTTACCTTTAGCA encodes:
- a CDS encoding DNA helicase PriA gives rise to the protein MEAAQPKSKSELKKACINCGAELLYAPGTTELQCEYCGHSETITAATNSFEELELRPYLEELGHLSHSEVISLIQCKNCGANQHIEENYKSLHCVYCSMPLIIEDQQKEAWILPGALVPFQLTKEKAHSIFKSWVKKLWFAPNKLKKAALDPQFTKGLYVPYWTFDAQLYATYTGQRGDYYYVSVPYTTTVNGKTVTRMRQERRTRWTPASGSISGFVDDTLIKASEQKSGRIPSKIARWNLMELKPFDSSFLAGFVTEKYTIPLKEGHLESNIEAKRIAHRWVCRDIGGDTQRVSSLNMKLTDETFKHILLPIYISAYTFKGKQYNFFVNGQTGALSGQRPYSFWKIFFLVVGIIAAIVLIIILLDQAEQQ
- a CDS encoding SPFH domain-containing protein translates to MGLFDKIREKLSNEFIDIVEWLDYTDDTICHRFERYQNEIKNGAQLIVREGQMAVFINEGELADVFEPGTYTLNTENLPILATLKGWKYGFNSPFKAEVYFVNTHLFTDEKWGTKNPITLNDDRFGLVEIRAFGTYAFKISDPGKFIVDIVGTDNNFTNFEINEHLKSLIATRFTDTIGEANLPIELYAANSTELSETCQEVMQPEFASVGISLEKFFIENVSMPEDLKKEIFEYSRIDKLDLDKLAKFKAAKAIEAAAANEGGTAGAGMGMGMGFVLAQQMGGLMGGAGQATAPAAAPTGAVPPPMPTAVQYYYAYNGQQAGPVSFEQLRALFANRTVNKDSLVWKQGMSGWAPLKDVEELKAFLGGATPPPLPA